In Cyprinus carpio isolate SPL01 chromosome B7, ASM1834038v1, whole genome shotgun sequence, a genomic segment contains:
- the LOC109092990 gene encoding galactose-3-O-sulfotransferase 2-like, translated as MVFRRSARRMRWLGCYRLGPVWKALLVFVVIAFAGQLLGVIFNKSWMQPERPHSLYALPSENSQGDSLGSCQPHTHIMFLKTHKTASSTVLNLLYRFGEERGLKFALPVGYQFGYPLPFIAQRVKGYRGPHVAEFDIMGNHMRFNKPEVEKVMPADTFYFSILRDPVALAESSYAYYKNVAPAFRRAKGLGEFADNPYKYYDPRLRNNHYARNLMWYDFGLDHTSNFSLALVKRGVAAVRRNFKLILISEYFDQSMVLLRHALCWPLDAVVSFSLNARQQMPSGRSGWVGKAAAPAPLALTDKQRLKLREWNALDWHLYQAFNLTFWQDVERFGRSRMESEMALLRTKREVLTRICLRDGGRPIEASRIRDKTIRPFQSGLVKILGYELQSGLDNATWEACLRMISTIPALKHLLDLRQFPRAQQPPAAGGLPVKREPSILRDEDRGGKRLVEKDWDGTILFRNQSLEQVDSKVRLR; from the exons ATGGTTTTCAGACGGTCAGCTCG GAGAATGCGGTGGCTGGGATGTTATCGGTTGGGGCCCGTATGGAAAGCACTTCTGGTATTTGTTGTCATCGCTTTTGCGGGACAACTTCTGGGAGTCATCTTCAACAAGAG CTGGATGCAGCCAGAGAGACCTCACTCCCTCTACGCTCTTCCCTCTGAGAATTCCCAAGGGGACTCTCTGGGGTCTTGCCAGCCCCACACCCACATCATGTTCCTGAAGACTCACAAGACAGCAAGCAGCACCGTTCTCAATTTGCTCTATCGCTTTGGAGAGGAGCGGGGCCTTAAATTTGCCCTGCCTGTGGGGTACCAATTTGGCTACCCACTTCCCTTTATCGCCCAGAGGGTGAAAGGATACAGAGGCCCTCATGTGGCAGAATTTGACATTATGGGAAATCATATGCGATTCAACAAACCAGAG GTTGAAAAGGTCATGCCAGCTGACACTTTCTATTTTTCCATCCTTCGAGACCCTGTGGCACTAGCTGAATCCTCCTATGCCTACTATAAAAATGTTGCCCCTGCCTTCAGGCGTGCCAAAGGACTGGGTGAATTTGCAGACAACCCCTATAAGTACTATGACCCCAGACTCCGAAACAACCATTATGCCCGCAACCTGATGTGGTATGATTTTGGTCTGGATCATACCTCCAACTTCAGCCTCGCGCTGGTCAAGCGCGGTGTGGCAGCAGTGCGTCGGAACTTCAAGCTCATCCTTATCTCAGAGTACTTCGACCAATCTATGGTGCTGCTCCGTCACGCACTTTGCTGGCCACTAGATGCTGTGGTCTCTTTTAGCCTGAACGCCAGGCAGCAAATGCCCAGTGGAAGATCAGGATGGGTGGGCAAGGCTGCAGCTCCAGCTCCTTTGGCATTAACAGACAAGCAAAGATTGAAATTACGTGAATGGAATGCACTAGACTGGCACCTTTACCAAGCTTTTAATCTCACTTTCTGGCAGGACGTAGAGCGCTTCGGGCGTAGTAGGATGGAGTCTGAGATGGCCCTGCTTAGGACCAAACGGGAGGTTCTCACTCGCATCTGCTTGCGTGATGGTGGCCGCCCCATAGAGGCCAGTCGCATCCGGGACAAGACCATCCGCCCTTTCCAGAGTGGATTAGTGAAGATCTTGGGTTACGAGTTGCAGTCGGGACTAGACAACGCCACGTGGGAAGCTTGCCTACGCATGATCAGCACGATACCAGCTCTCAAACACTTGCTGGATCTTCGGCAGTTCCCTCGAGCCCAACAACCCCCAGCCGCTGGAGGGCTTCCAGTAAAGAGGGAGCCCTCAATACTCAGGGATGAAGACCGTGGGGGAAAGAGGTTGGTGGAGAAGGACTGGGATGGGACCATTCTGTTTCGGAATCAATCATTAGAGCAGGTTGATTCAAAAGTAAGGCTTAGATAG